In Capsicum annuum cultivar UCD-10X-F1 chromosome 8, UCD10Xv1.1, whole genome shotgun sequence, the genomic window TTCAATTTGGTCTATGTTAGCCTCCATATCCACATCTTCTTCATgatcttatttttgttgtttctccTACTGAGATAGATTTTGAAGCTTAGGAATCTCAACTTCTCTTCTTAATTGTATTTCAATATCTGCAACATCTGTAACTTACTCTTCTTTATTGTTTGCATTGTCTGCCTTTGTCTGATCTTTTGCTTGGACCTCCATTGAATCATTTACGTCTTGCTCAGTATGTTCTTGTGCTTTTACTGAACTTTATGACTCTTTTTGCATTTCTCCTCTATGAATAGCCATAACACTTGTTGCCTTGGAAGCTGATGTTTTGCTGTCcctctcctttttatttttaagatcatCTCTCTGcccttaatttaattattatctgTTGCCTGATTCCTTATTCTGACTAGCTGTGTTGTCTTTGTTTTCAACAGGATCTGTCACCTTTTCCTCTACTTCTCCAAACTTATTATTCACTATTATATCCTTGTCCTTCAAGGTGTGTTCTTTTTTATTCCATATCATCTTCGTCTTTCTTCCATGATTCCACTTTCTTTTAAATGGTTTTCTCTTTTGCTGTTGAAAATCAGCTTCTCCTATGTCCTtgtcattatttttgttttttgtattattCTCTTTTCCGTTGCCCCTTTCTTCTTGTTTGTGTgccatttttcttctatttcagctACTTCCTCCTTTTCATCCTTTGGATATAATTCTAGATGAATGACATAATATTCCTTCTCATTGTGACCCTGTAACTTACATTCCTTGCAATACTTTGGAACATAGTTATATTTGATAGGAATTCATTTTTCTACCACTTCTATCTTTTTATGCATACTAATATTAATCCTCTTAGAAATTACCCCAGTAAATCAATTTCCACTTTAACTTTGGCACAACTTGGTCTTGTTCTATTTTGAGTCGCTAAATCAA contains:
- the LOC107839113 gene encoding uncharacterized protein LOC107839113 isoform X1, producing MMSEFPASMPAVLAEASLLTGSDDHAASISPRICHLFLYFSKLIIHYYILVLQGVFFFIPYHLRLSSMIPLSFKWFSLLLLKISFSYVLVIIFVFCIILFSVAPFFLFVCHFSSISATSSFSSFGYNSR